Below is a window of Ananas comosus cultivar F153 linkage group 9, ASM154086v1, whole genome shotgun sequence DNA.
TGAATTGCATTTGTGGCAAATAACAAGAAAGTTTCAACACAATCAGATGCCAAATTCAACATTCATGTCGCAACGTaccaaaatatgaaaaaaaagatggCACAACACAACATTATCCCGACACAACACAAATCCAAGAACGTGTTCATTCTTCGATCATTTAAGATCTTTTAACATAAATTTTTCGACATTTTTTTTGAATCGACACGAGTAACACGATCATCGCAAACATCATAAATTAGAAACTTGTTTTGTTGCTCACCTTCGACCGAGATTGCCTCATCAGCTACAATAGGGGGATTGGAGAAgcccaaaaagagagagagaaagggagaggaagagaaaaccCTAATATTTTTTATCGTCGTTCTCACATTATGGACGCGGATCGAATTAAttgatccaaaaattaaaaaaatctctctctctctctctctctctctctctctcttgataaTAAACGGATTTTAGAAAAATCGCTCTGTAAAACAGCTGCTTagggttttcctttttttaaaaaaataataaaataataataataataattattattaataataacagaaaaggaaaagaggaagaggcgaaGACACCCCgcccttttctctctcaaaaccgCTCGTCCCGCCTAAATGTTCGCTCCGGGAAAATTGTTGGGTGGACTCGGTACACCACATCATCTGTGGACCGCTTCTCTATTTTTCATAGGCTAATTACCCTTGGCTCATCAGATTTTGAACTGattttatcattaatttaaaaaattaaatattaatgtgttgctaaagtaaaattaatataataatattaccaGTGAtaacacaataataataaaaatattatgtccCCTCCAAGTTGGAACAGCAAAAAATTCCACACTTTGTTAgaagtataaattattttaatttagcattttaatctttcaaaattttaattttgctagtgtatcttttaatttgtttgatttgagtcagtcaatatATAgcactttaatttcaaaatttgtttgcgtcgtttatttttataagttagTTAATAAACTTTATGCAATTCTCACAATTATACATGCAATAAGTAAGCaattaatttaaagtttagaataaaaaagattagatagttaattcaaaatgatctatagtccAGGCAAGGTCTATTGGTCTGGCCATTTCCAATTGCATGGAAATACAAATTCAGTGTTTGGTTTAATGTCTTTAACTTTAGCTACTGCATTAGGAACtataaggggccgtttggttggatgtagttgcagaaacagtgtagttgaaaatacatgcagttgcaaatgctgcagttataactacacctaatctgtttggttttacgcagttgcaactgctgcagttacatttcttctgtttggtaatatgaagctgatagttgtatttatgaattttgtcacctcttcagatagagtggtgaggttaccttcactaaacataaaataattgtataaatttattaattatttaaatttactatttataaataaataagtagatatatataatatttttatatttttcaataattcttcaacttattaatcgacacatttaaaatttttaatttatttaattttaatatgtaaatcaaactttaaaaatttaaacgattctctcatttttttttatcaaatttaatattataattaattaaaacttattaaattaacatacacgatcacattctataaaaatttagaaaaaaaactatatttatattttaaataaaataaattaaaaaatatttttttgcacaaagcttgtattgtctaaaaaatttattagtatgatttatttataagtatttttatttacctatatacatatattatttatttatttagctatttattatatttatttattattaatattgtggtgatcctatccctcacaactgctgcagttggaactacgaccaatttggatgtagttctaACTGCAGTATTTGGGCCTTCTTGTGCAGTTggactgcagcagttgaactcaatacactaaaccaaacaaaggaattgtggctgcacgcatttgaactgcactgcagttgcaaatgcatacaaccaaacagcccctaagaaGATCCAATTGCAGTAGTTGGAACTACGTCGAATTAGCGCAGTTACCACTGtagcagttggagagagtaattttaaacaaagtATACTTAtctccttaattattttttaaataatttatttttttacattggaggaATCTACcatcatatcatatatatatatatatatatatatatatatatatatatatatatatagagagagagagagagagagagagagtccggctcggatactatcaatagcaccaattgTTGGTgcatgctatcaagttttcatcattagatttaatctttaactatttttatccgttagattatacatattaaaccaataactcactcaataTAAGaggccacatcatcctaatcatacacttttcatccaacggccgaaacctaatagcacaaatagTTTGGTGTTTTAATACATTCTAgccaagttatatatatatatatatatatatatataatatatatatatatatatataatatatatataaaataaatttttaaaaattatttctcaactgtatgcaactaagcaaattaattatttatagtttaagtattttctactacatccaaacaaataagatatatatagttaCAATTGTTATATTTCTAACTGCATATATGTTGCAGGCTAaaaatatactcttatgagtataaactcttttatacttataaattttggtCATTTGGTGGGGATATGTGCAGTTAAAATGATAGTGATCCTATAGTGTTGAGTAGatagttagttgaataatatgaccTAATACGTAAAAGTAATTAAAGGAATAGCTAGAGTTAACGACCAAacacttatgagtataaaaaaaacttataataatacgcataaaagtataatagcctaaCTCTAGATTTGTAATTACATCTAATGAACCGTTGTAAATAGAAAATTCGTGGTTTCGCCCTAATCCCGATGATGTGATGTCTCGTACACTACTCCAAGTCAACGGGAGTGGTGTGCTCCATCCCAATTCCCACATGTACACTACTCACTCTTGTAGTAGAATCGAATAACACAAACAGATAAACAAACACAATggctcctcctcgtcctccctctcccctctccccccCTCAATTTATcatcgtcgttgtcgtcgttgCTATCGTTCTCCCGACGATCTCCGGCCGTGGATTCGAGATCGAGGAGGCGACGATCGACGGCATCCACCGCGCCTTCGAGAGCGGCGAGCTCACCGCGGCCCAGCTCGTCGGCTACTACCTGGACCGGATCCGGGCGCTGAACCCGGCGGTCCGGGCGGTGGTCGAGGCGGACCGGGCCGGGGCGCTGGACCGGGCGGCGCGGTTGGACCGGGCCGGGTGGGCGGGGCCGGTTCGGGGGCTCCGCGGGATCCCGGTTCTGTTGAAGGATAACATCGGGACGGGGACGGGGACGGGGGCGCGGTTGAACACGACGGCGGGGTCGCTGGCGCTGCTCGGCGCGGCGCCGCGCGGGTCGGGCGCGGCCCGGCGGCTGCGGCGCGCGGGAGCGGTGGTCGTGGGGAAGGCGAGCCTCAGCGAGTGGGCCCACTTCCGCTCCTTCACCGCGCCCAACGGGTGGAGCGCGCGAGGGGGCCAGGGTCGGGTGCgttttattttcagtttttagtttgtttcattttttttttttcttatttttttttttaatctttgattAACTTGCATACAGCTAGGAGgaaatatagtaaattgtaaaaatatttctataaaatttaatttttatatattatttttgtgaaaATTCTGATGtacgttttcaaatatattcttattgtTAAAATcggttagaaaaatttagttaatcatcggttaaattagttaataaggtgaattgatctttttattcttctttaatTAAAagctttaattaatagttggaaTTTTTAGAAGGACATGtttatgatgataaaaaaattatttatcttataaAATTGACAGTATTTTAACGGAAGCAAACCAGagatttttatctaaaaatattagagtttttGTATCAacaatatgtaaaaattaaactttataaaaatatatttacaatttactatattttcagagagaaattaattattttttaaaataaaaatagtaacaTTTTATAAAGTTTGGAGAGCAGCTTTTCAAAAGTACTAATTTTTCCTCAAAACGAAAGAGGTcagaaaattggaaaaaaaaaaaaaatcataactcttttttttgttgaaaatttttttccacacTTTTTCAGGGAATCAAACAGttactaacaaaaaaaattttgtgacattttagGTGCTTAGTGTTATCGGTGGTATTATAGCCGAACTCGTATAATGTCTGTCTATATACAATTTGATAAATGATTTACTAAAGACCCAGAACTCGtataatgtttatatatatatacacaatttGATAAATGATTTACTGAAGACCCACCGTCGACATAACAGGTAGTAGAATATTTCGATCTAGAGAGTAGTTAAGTTCCTGAACCCATCAATTGGTATTGTAACGGATACTAAATTTCTAACAGAATCCATACGTGCTCTCGGCGGACCCATGCGGGTCAAGCAGCGGGTCGGCGATAGCGGTGGCGGCGAACATGGTTGCGGTGGCGCTGGGGACGGAGACCGACGGGTCGATCATCTGCCCGGCCGCCGCAAACTCCGTGGTGGGGATCAAACCCACTGTAGGACTCACCAGCCGGGCCGGAGTCATTCCTATCTCCCCTAGGCAAGACACCGTCGGGTAAGCAATTTAAGGTCCTGTTTGGTACGAAGGATCATCTAAAATTATTAGACAAAATAAAGTTGGGATAAAAACACATATGAAATTGTGTTTAAAAGAGTGATGCAAATAAGTTTGAAGTTGTTGCTACCCCTACGTGCCTGGGTAggtaatttttttggttttgctaTTTATATAGTACTAGTTTTGTCAATTTATCTGCTCATatacatagtttttttttttttttgaatgataAAATATTCGATTAAGCGACTGTTCCATTGTTCTGCGGTGTCTTCTGTATTGAAACGCTGCATGCTGAATCGCAGTTTAAAAGCCGTAACTTGTAACTTATTACAacagtagaaaaataataagaatgCTTTGACATGTGAAAAGAATCACTGCTTTTGTTTTAAGTTGCATTTGGGAGTTGTAAATGAAATTAGTGTTGCTGTTTTTGTATCCAGCCCTATTTGTAGAACAGTGTCAGATGCTGTCCATGTGTTGGATGCAATTGTTGGCTACGACCCAGATGATGCAGAAGCAACTAAACTGGCTTCAAAATATATACCTCAAGGGGGCTACAAGcaatttttgaatttagagGGACTAAAGGGAAAGAGACTTGGGATCTTGAGGAAGGGCTTTTTTGAGTTCCCCCCAAATTCAGTGCAAAAAAAGGTTTTTGAGGAGCATTTCAACACAATGAGGtatctctccctcttcctctccaaaCTTTATCTACtagtaaaaatttaagtatCGTGAGACGGGATTGTGCCGAAAACTTGTCGGCACAGTGCGTGACAGGCAGCGACGATGCTTGTTAGTTACAAAAAAGTATATGTATACCgatacataatagcatgaaatatttattttctttaccaacaaaatattcttacttatttattatgtatctttatcaaaatttttaaactttattgaaaaaattacttactgatttaaagaatagacgattttgagctgtgccatcagcACGAAGACTAGATCGTACCGATATTTTATTAATACAATATGGCACGATAGATATGatccgtgccgatgggcacttaaattcttgctcCAGTACCTAACTTAAAAGTTCTAgtataatttgttttaaaataaaaaatattcagtCAAATACTGCAATATTCTGATACATCattaaaatgatagaaatattgTTAAGGTTACACAGTAAAACTAAAAAGTTTCAAAGTTCAAGTATCTGTTCCAGGAATATTATTATCATCTGTAACTCagatatttactttaaaaaaatattttataattgtaaCGCAAACATCTATCTATCATTTTACTATTTTGTTACTTGAACTAACATTGtgatttcctttttttctttttgttgtttttttgggtaaaatatGTCAAAGGCAAAGAGGAGCCATCCTAATTGATAACCTTGAAATTGCCAATGTGAGCATCATCCTTGATTCCGAGCAAAGTGGTGAATCAATCGCAATGTTAGCAGAGTTTAAGCTATCACTGAACACATACCTGGCACAATTATCCTATTCTCCTGTTAGATCTCTTGAAGATGTAATCGCTTTCAACAACAAGCACAAAATCAAGGTATGCTGtaaacaaaacacaaaaaagtgTAGATTAAAAATTCAGATGATAAATTCAAAGTTGTTAAAGCTCAATTACCCATTATAGTGCAGCATAATTCAGGTAAGATCTACACATTTTTTAACTCCCTATCGGTTCTACTCATAAGAATTGGAGCTAAGATTGCATTTGAATGCAGGAAAGGATGAAAGAATATGGCCAACCTATCTTTTTGAGGGCTCAGAAAACTAGTGGAATAGGCCCCGTCGAGAGAAGCGCGATTTTGCGAATGAATCAACTCTCCAAGGAAGGGATAGAAATGTTGATGATGAAGAACCAATTGGATGCAGTAATCACACCCGACGCTACTGCGACAAGTATT
It encodes the following:
- the LOC109715492 gene encoding putative amidase C869.01; protein product: MAPPRPPSPLSPPQFIIVVVVVAIVLPTISGRGFEIEEATIDGIHRAFESGELTAAQLVGYYLDRIRALNPAVRAVVEADRAGALDRAARLDRAGWAGPVRGLRGIPVLLKDNIGTGTGTGARLNTTAGSLALLGAAPRGSGAARRLRRAGAVVVGKASLSEWAHFRSFTAPNGWSARGGQGRNPYVLSADPCGSSSGSAIAVAANMVAVALGTETDGSIICPAAANSVVGIKPTVGLTSRAGVIPISPRQDTVGPICRTVSDAVHVLDAIVGYDPDDAEATKLASKYIPQGGYKQFLNLEGLKGKRLGILRKGFFEFPPNSVQKKVFEEHFNTMRQRGAILIDNLEIANVSIILDSEQSGESIAMLAEFKLSLNTYLAQLSYSPVRSLEDVIAFNNKHKIKERMKEYGQPIFLRAQKTSGIGPVERSAILRMNQLSKEGIEMLMMKNQLDAVITPDATATSILAIGGYPGISVPAGYDKAGVPFGICFGGLKGSEPKLIEIAYAFEQATAVRKPPTFKSSLTAKSKLTTEC